One genomic window of Monodelphis domestica isolate mMonDom1 chromosome 1, mMonDom1.pri, whole genome shotgun sequence includes the following:
- the LOC103092017 gene encoding beta-microseminoprotein A1-like, giving the protein MRAVTRERTNSPVEERGCQDTMNSILGVLLTWTIVMTSCDAYCYVSSLKVSPGSQPEGCKDLQGVLRSFKTQWKNEACEICDCSYNGITCCSLMMTPIGYDENKCKAIFDPETCTHIAVQKENPLKPCEVPIYIG; this is encoded by the exons ATGAGGGCAGTGACCCGGGAGAG GACCAACAGCCCTGTGGAAGAGAGAGGCTGCCAAGACACCATG aattCTATACTTGGTGTTCTCCTCACCTGGACTATCGTTATGACATCATGTGATGCTTATTGCTACGTTAGTTCATTGAAGGTCTCTCCGGGGAGTCAACCAGAAG GTTGCAAAGATCTTCAAGGTGTATTGCGCTCTTTTAAAACTCAGTGGAAAAATGAAGCCTGTGAGATCTGTGATTGTAGTTACAACGGAATCACGTGCTGTAGCCT tATGATGACTCCTATTGGATACGACGAAAATAAATGCAAGGCAATTTTCGACCCGGAAACTTGTACTCACATTGCTGTACAGAAAGAAAATCCCCTTAAGCCCTGTGAAGTGCCAATATATATTGGTTAG